CTTTTAAAGATAAATCATAATGTCCCTTCTCTTTGTTAAAGAGTCTTAAATAGCGAGGGTCGTACCATGTACAATGCCTAATTTCACGCCCTAAAAATATAGTTAATCCTCTCATCAAATAGGCATCATATTTAGGGCCTTGCTTTAACACATTTTTTATCTCATCACAAATCTCAGATGGGAAATACATATCCGAATCTACAGAAAGCACCCATTTATAAGATGTCTTTTTTAAAATGAAATCTCGCTCCAGAGGAAAGGTTTCAAATTCTTTTTGATATATCTTATCCGTGTACTTGCGGCAAATTTCTACAGTCTTATCAGTGCTGTAGCCGTCTAAGACTACAATTTCATCTGCCCATTTCAAGCTCTCTAAACATTTCTCTATATTTCTTTCTTCATCTTTAGTTATTATTGCTACAGATAATTTCTCCATATTTACCTCCTCACGCACTTCAAAATTAATATCTCACCCATCAACAGCTCTCTAGAACTTAATATCTTACGCATAAAGTTATCTTTTACCTTAACCAATGTTACTATCTTAGACAAAAGAGCTAAAAACCATAATAGTAAGCGTAGAGGTAATTTCCGAGTAGATATGACATTCCTATTAGTAGTTATACTTTCAATCTCAAATCCTGCTCTTTTCAGAGCAAAATATATTTCAGGGAATCCCATAGGGTTGATGTGTAAAGTATAAAGATGGTTTTCACGGCTAAAAAAACCACCAAAATAATCATAATATCCAATTAGTAAATAGCGTAATCTTGAAAAAATACTTAGTATATTAGGAGTAGTAATAATCAATTTTCCATTAGGTTCAATAATTCTACCATATTCTTAAAATAACTGATAAACGTTCATTAAATGTTCGATACCTTCTACACATACAATATATGTAAAAAAAGAATCTGGGTAAGGTAATCTTTCATTTAAATCAAGTTTTTGAAATTTTATATCTTTCGGTTCAAATACTTTCTCCTCTATATCTCCAGCCCAAACTTCAAATCCCATTTCTCTTAAATGAAAAGATAGCTTTCCCCTCCCTGCTGGAGCATCTAAAACTCGTCCTCCCCGCCTGCAAGATGTCGGGCAGGTCTTCTCTTGAGCTATCATTTTTAAAACTTTATGATGCAACCCCGGTGCTGTACCCATATCTTCAATCTTATCCATTGCCTCCATAATATACTCTATTTATGTGCCAATACTTCTCTATATAATTTTTCTATTTCTTTAATTTGCATCTCTACACTAAACTTTTCTATAACTTTTTCTCTTGCTTTTTTTCCAATTTTATTTCTTAGATTTTGGTTTTGTAATAACTCAATTATAGTTTTAGCAATACTTACAGCATCTGGCTCTAAAAGGAAGCCATCCACCTTATCTTCTATTATCTCCTTTGGGCCACCCATATTTGTAGCTATAACGGGTTTGGCACAAGCCATTGCTTCTATAATTGTCCTACCAAATGCCTCTGGCTCAATTGAGGTATTCACTATTACATTGCACAAATTCATAAGCTCTGGTATATCCTTTCTAAAACCTGTAAATATCATATCCTCTTTTAGCTCATGTATTTCTGTATACTCAAAAAGCTGCTTTTTATAACTTTCTTCCCCTTCCCCTACAACTAAAAATATTACATCTTTATGGAGGTTGTAAACAAGGGGTATCCCCTTGTTTAAACTACCTTTTACAATTCTTGCAGTATCTATAAAAAGCCTATGCCCCTTCCAGGGGTCAAGTCTTGAAAATATACCTACAACCTTCTTTGTCTTTTCAATATTAAATTCATTGTAAAGATACTCTATATCCAACCCTGATTTAAAAACCTCAGTATCTACTGCATTGTAAATTTGCCTAATTTTATCCACTTTTACATACGAAAATTTCTCCTTAACAGCTTCGGATATTGCAATAATTCTGGTTGAAAGCTTTGCAATCACTCTATCACGCCAGCCAGCAGATTCTACAGCCCTTACATGCCAAATAAAGGGGATGCATAAAAGTTTAGAAACTAATGCTGTATAAAAAGCATATCTTGTAGTCGCTGAATTGCAATGTATAATTTCAGGATTAAGCTTTCTTATTTCAGATAATAATTTTAGGGGTCTAACAATTTTATAACAGATATTTTTATTAGTTAATTGTTTTGTAAACTCACACTTATTTGGAATAAATACAATTGGTCGAAAGTAGGGGCTTGATTTATCAAGCCCTTGCAATATTAGCAATAGACTCTGCTGCCCACCTCCTGGTGGCTCAATTGGCGTGTCAACATATAAGATTTTCTTTTTACCAGAAACTCTCATTTTTCAAGCATTTCTGATATATTTTATAATATGCTATTATTGTCCCTTTAAAGCCAGTACTCCTATAGCTGCTCCTGAAACTAGGCGAGCTTT
The bacterium genome window above contains:
- a CDS encoding glycosyltransferase family 4 protein, coding for MRVSGKKKILYVDTPIEPPGGGQQSLLLILQGLDKSSPYFRPIVFIPNKCEFTKQLTNKNICYKIVRPLKLLSEIRKLNPEIIHCNSATTRYAFYTALVSKLLCIPFIWHVRAVESAGWRDRVIAKLSTRIIAISEAVKEKFSYVKVDKIRQIYNAVDTEVFKSGLDIEYLYNEFNIEKTKKVVGIFSRLDPWKGHRLFIDTARIVKGSLNKGIPLVYNLHKDVIFLVVGEGEESYKKQLFEYTEIHELKEDMIFTGFRKDIPELMNLCNVIVNTSIEPEAFGRTIIEAMACAKPVIATNMGGPKEIIEDKVDGFLLEPDAVSIAKTIIELLQNQNLRNKIGKKAREKVIEKFSVEMQIKEIEKLYREVLAHK
- a CDS encoding methyltransferase domain-containing protein; the protein is MDKIEDMGTAPGLHHKVLKMIAQEKTCPTSCRRGGRVLDAPAGRGKLSFHLREMGFEVWAGDIEEKVFEPKDIKFQKLDLNERLPYPDSFFTYIVCVEGIEHLMNVYQLF
- a CDS encoding glycosyltransferase family 2 protein gives rise to the protein MEKLSVAIITKDEERNIEKCLESLKWADEIVVLDGYSTDKTVEICRKYTDKIYQKEFETFPLERDFILKKTSYKWVLSVDSDMYFPSEICDEIKNVLKQGPKYDAYLMRGLTIFLGREIRHCTWYDPRYLRLFNKEKGHYDLSLKVLDVFRPHGKVGVLKNHFIHYGGDSFASYFTKMVRYSSLTAEEYQTKGVKVTHYNWVWYLCLKPFLAFLHKYIIKRGFLDGIVGFLVCVNSAISYYAPLAILWDRQRKSSSNGTLATEEQRIKDEIGKTKNG